Proteins encoded within one genomic window of Deltaproteobacteria bacterium:
- a CDS encoding FAD-dependent oxidoreductase, which translates to MNPLEALSDNIAIDKDKCTFCGICIETCILDNLRMKLAPCRQACPLGVNCQGYVQLIARGEEARALELLRETLPFPGIVGRICSQPCERRCYRREVEGEAVAIRALKRYLADQFEKEELQLPQIEQDTRKHVAVIGSGPAGLIAAYDLRIQGHALTVFEAESAPGGMLRWAMPEFRLPGRILEKELHLLESMGIDFHCQCKIGRDKGFEDLKNEFDAVIIAIGCQEHDRLNIEDEDKHSVYHALPFLKEVRDGTAPEIGKKILVIGGGNVAIDSAQTALRLGAVNVTLVTLESENELPAFPWAIESALSEGVKLKCSLGNPRFIFQEGQLKGAEFKRCLAVFDESGCFKPNFDNSQLKFLEADSVIIAIGQHSDKAIFQSAGLLEDDSFTVDPLTLQTPMENTFIAGDAFSSPSSVIEAMASGRRAAESVNRFLNGDDIRYGRQYEGPIETEFEIDTSRASPEERADIPLYRLKGRGDFKEIEQGFDTATARREATRCYSCGQPFGKYRTCWFCLPCEVECPHDALRVEIPYLIR; encoded by the coding sequence GTGAATCCCTTAGAAGCTCTGTCCGACAACATTGCCATTGACAAGGATAAATGCACCTTCTGCGGGATATGCATCGAAACGTGCATACTAGATAATTTAAGGATGAAACTGGCGCCCTGCCGTCAGGCTTGTCCTCTTGGCGTCAATTGCCAGGGATACGTTCAACTTATCGCTCGAGGCGAGGAGGCCAGGGCTCTGGAATTGCTCAGGGAGACCCTGCCTTTTCCGGGTATTGTCGGGCGTATTTGTTCCCAGCCTTGTGAAAGGAGATGCTATCGCCGTGAGGTTGAAGGGGAAGCGGTGGCTATTCGCGCGCTCAAGCGTTATCTGGCCGATCAATTCGAGAAAGAAGAGCTGCAACTGCCGCAGATTGAACAGGATACGCGCAAACACGTGGCTGTTATCGGGTCCGGTCCGGCCGGCTTGATCGCAGCCTATGATCTAAGAATCCAAGGTCATGCTCTAACCGTTTTTGAAGCCGAGAGCGCACCGGGCGGGATGCTTCGATGGGCCATGCCCGAGTTTAGACTGCCTGGGCGAATCCTGGAAAAAGAACTTCATTTACTGGAAAGCATGGGTATTGATTTTCACTGCCAATGTAAAATCGGAAGAGACAAAGGCTTTGAAGATTTGAAAAATGAATTCGATGCTGTGATCATAGCCATCGGCTGCCAGGAACATGACAGGCTGAATATCGAAGATGAAGATAAGCACAGTGTATATCACGCCCTGCCTTTTCTTAAAGAGGTGCGTGACGGAACCGCGCCTGAGATCGGAAAAAAAATCCTGGTAATTGGCGGTGGAAATGTGGCCATTGACTCCGCCCAAACCGCGCTCAGGCTGGGCGCGGTGAACGTAACTCTGGTCACTCTCGAATCCGAAAATGAACTGCCAGCCTTTCCCTGGGCTATTGAAAGTGCGTTAAGTGAAGGAGTCAAGCTCAAATGTTCACTGGGTAACCCCAGATTTATTTTTCAGGAGGGACAGCTGAAAGGAGCCGAGTTTAAGCGCTGTCTCGCGGTATTCGATGAAAGCGGCTGTTTCAAACCAAATTTTGATAACAGCCAGTTGAAATTCCTGGAGGCAGACTCTGTCATTATCGCCATAGGCCAACACTCTGATAAAGCGATTTTTCAATCGGCCGGATTGCTGGAGGATGATTCTTTTACGGTGGATCCGCTTACACTTCAAACACCTATGGAGAACACTTTTATTGCCGGAGACGCCTTCAGCAGCCCTTCATCCGTTATAGAGGCCATGGCCAGCGGGCGACGGGCTGCAGAGTCTGTAAACCGTTTCTTGAATGGCGATGACATCCGTTATGGCCGTCAGTATGAAGGCCCAATAGAGACCGAATTTGAGATTGATACCAGCCGGGCCTCACCTGAAGAAAGGGCGGACATCCCCCTTTACCGTTTGAAAGGCAGGGGCGATTTTAAAGAAATTGAACAAGGTTTTGATACGGCCACAGCTCGCCGTGAGGCGACGCGCTGTTATTCATGCGGGCAGCCCTTTGGTAAATACCGAACCTGCTGGTTTTGCTTGCCCTGCGAAGTGGAATGTCCCCATGATGCGCTTCGGGTTGAGATTCCGTACTTGATCAGATGA